From the Amycolatopsis thermoflava N1165 genome, one window contains:
- a CDS encoding FecCD family ABC transporter permease, whose product MTSVVEVHRRTARRTAAVTAVLAVAVLAVFLLALSIGDFPIALPDVVRTLFGGGTVRDDYIVLRLRLPRALAGLLVGFAFGLSGALFQRLLRNPLASPDVIGVTAGSSLAAVLCLITLGVSGLVVPAAALTGGLATSVLIYALAWRRGVTGHRLVLVGIGVAALAASAMSYLLTRADVRIAAQALVWITGSFNRVAWGEVRMAAVFLVVLVPAALLLGRTLTVLELGDDAAKGLGLRVDRVRLALLALAAALCGVATSVGGPIAFVAFLSGPIATRVLRTGRPGLVPSALVGALVTLLADFAAQHLLSGAHQLPVGVVTGAVGAPYLLYLLATANRGARS is encoded by the coding sequence ATGACCAGCGTCGTCGAGGTCCACCGCCGCACGGCGCGGCGCACCGCGGCCGTCACCGCAGTGCTGGCCGTGGCGGTGCTCGCGGTCTTCCTGCTCGCACTGTCCATCGGGGACTTTCCGATCGCCCTGCCCGACGTGGTGCGCACGCTCTTCGGCGGCGGCACCGTGCGGGACGACTACATCGTGTTGCGGCTGCGCCTGCCGCGCGCGCTCGCCGGCCTGCTGGTCGGGTTCGCGTTCGGCCTGTCCGGCGCTCTGTTCCAGCGGCTGCTGCGCAACCCGCTCGCCAGCCCGGACGTCATCGGCGTGACCGCGGGCTCGTCGCTGGCCGCGGTGCTGTGCCTGATCACCCTCGGCGTGTCCGGGCTGGTCGTGCCCGCGGCCGCGCTCACCGGCGGTCTCGCCACGTCGGTCCTGATCTACGCGCTGGCCTGGCGGCGCGGGGTCACCGGGCACCGGCTCGTGCTGGTCGGCATCGGGGTCGCCGCGCTGGCCGCGAGCGCCATGTCCTACCTGCTGACCCGCGCGGACGTGCGGATCGCCGCGCAGGCCCTGGTGTGGATCACCGGCAGTTTCAACCGCGTCGCCTGGGGCGAGGTCCGGATGGCCGCGGTGTTCCTGGTCGTGCTCGTGCCGGCCGCGTTGCTGCTCGGCCGCACGCTGACGGTGCTGGAGCTCGGCGACGACGCCGCCAAGGGGCTGGGCCTGCGGGTGGACCGGGTGCGGCTCGCGCTGCTGGCGCTCGCGGCCGCGCTGTGCGGGGTGGCGACGTCGGTCGGCGGGCCGATCGCGTTCGTGGCGTTCCTGTCCGGGCCGATCGCGACCCGCGTCCTGCGCACCGGCCGTCCCGGGCTGGTCCCGTCCGCGCTGGTCGGCGCGCTGGTCACGCTCCTCGCGGACTTCGCCGCGCAGCACCTGCTCAGCGGCGCCCACCAGCTGCCGGTGGGGGTCGTCACCGGGGCCGTCGGCGCGCCCTACCTGCTGTACCTGCTGGCCACCGCGAACCGAGGAGCACGTTCATGA
- a CDS encoding MSMEG_1061 family FMN-dependent PPOX-type flavoprotein, which produces MTAWRPEDAEVVTSEAELREVISPPAPVIAAKGLAGIDELSRKFIDAATLYFVATTAPDGSLDLSPRGDPAGSVLVFDDNRALAFADRPGNRRLDTMRNLLRHPRVGMLFVVPGKEDVLRVNGRATIVRSAPFFGELAEGGVKPALAVVVEVEELFVHCANAFRRSGVWDPATWPDQADLPTGGQLLKNQLETAKLKGW; this is translated from the coding sequence ATGACCGCCTGGCGCCCCGAGGACGCCGAAGTCGTCACCAGCGAGGCCGAACTGCGCGAGGTGATCAGCCCGCCCGCGCCGGTGATCGCCGCCAAGGGCCTGGCCGGGATCGACGAGCTGAGCCGGAAGTTCATCGACGCCGCCACGCTGTACTTCGTCGCGACGACCGCGCCCGACGGCAGCCTCGACCTGTCCCCGCGCGGCGACCCGGCAGGCAGCGTCCTCGTCTTCGACGACAACCGCGCGCTGGCCTTCGCCGACCGCCCCGGCAACCGGCGGCTGGACACCATGCGGAACCTGCTGCGGCACCCGCGGGTGGGGATGCTGTTCGTGGTGCCCGGCAAGGAAGACGTGCTGCGGGTCAACGGCCGCGCCACGATCGTGCGCTCGGCCCCGTTCTTCGGCGAGCTCGCCGAGGGCGGGGTGAAACCGGCGCTGGCCGTGGTGGTCGAGGTCGAGGAGCTGTTCGTGCACTGCGCCAACGCCTTTCGCCGCTCGGGCGTGTGGGACCCGGCGACCTGGCCGGACCAGGCGGACCTGCCCACCGGCGGTCAGCTGCTGAAGAACCAGCTGGAGACGGCGAAGCTCAAGGGCTGGTGA
- a CDS encoding PAS domain-containing protein produces the protein MSDRVDFEAVFRAGATPSALLSRDFVIVAVNDAYEKVSGRQRAELVGHDVFEAFPDDPEAARALRVSLDRVLATAERNVMALLKFDVAVPGGRNEVEHRFWSPVNVPVLDDDGSVRMILHRVEEVTEVLRELGLPRQDAAEMQAGQAEVYARSKELERTNQRLATATDITTAMLADAPADVVLRLIAFRAKEIAGATSGCVLLREGDGFVVAAEAGDAAVDPAALAAEVRRTGRPGVRVTGDGVAVAVPLRHEEEVRGVLVVTSPPGRSGLGSPAILPLEPFATQAELALELGDRRRDTARLLLLEDRDRIARDLHRSVVSRLFQLGLELSSAAELIIRAEQARRVRGVVVALDGVVQDLHTAVFRTGGVRPDGRTFRERLQDLIDHAAESQGFATTSRIDPRLNGVLGELAEQHLIAVLSEVLIGEVRDRTAQVTVSVGVRPDRVVGEVTVRGLDLPAGIAELGLTALARRAEQLGGSLTLDTGDGERHFTWQMPLAGDHG, from the coding sequence ATGTCGGACCGTGTCGATTTCGAGGCGGTGTTCCGCGCGGGTGCGACGCCGAGTGCGTTGCTGTCCAGGGACTTCGTGATCGTCGCGGTCAACGACGCGTACGAGAAGGTTTCCGGGCGCCAGCGTGCCGAACTCGTCGGACACGACGTGTTCGAGGCGTTCCCGGACGACCCGGAGGCCGCCCGCGCGCTGCGCGTCTCGCTGGACCGCGTGCTGGCCACCGCCGAGCGGAACGTGATGGCGCTGCTCAAGTTCGACGTGGCCGTGCCCGGCGGCCGGAACGAGGTCGAGCACCGGTTCTGGAGCCCGGTCAACGTGCCGGTCCTGGACGACGACGGCAGCGTCCGGATGATCCTGCACCGCGTCGAGGAGGTCACCGAGGTCCTCCGCGAACTGGGCCTGCCGCGGCAGGACGCGGCCGAGATGCAGGCCGGGCAGGCGGAGGTCTACGCCCGCAGCAAGGAACTGGAGCGCACCAACCAGCGCCTGGCCACCGCCACGGACATCACCACGGCGATGCTCGCCGACGCGCCGGCGGACGTGGTGCTGCGGTTGATCGCGTTCCGGGCCAAGGAGATCGCCGGCGCCACGAGCGGGTGCGTGCTCCTGCGCGAAGGCGACGGGTTCGTCGTCGCCGCGGAGGCCGGGGATGCCGCCGTGGACCCGGCCGCGCTGGCCGCGGAGGTCCGCCGGACCGGCAGGCCCGGGGTGCGGGTGACCGGCGACGGCGTCGCGGTGGCCGTGCCGCTGCGCCACGAGGAGGAGGTCCGCGGCGTCCTGGTCGTCACGAGCCCGCCGGGCCGGAGCGGGCTGGGCAGCCCGGCCATCCTGCCGCTGGAGCCGTTCGCCACGCAGGCCGAGCTGGCGCTGGAACTGGGCGACCGGCGGCGCGACACCGCCCGCCTGCTGCTGCTGGAGGACCGCGACCGGATCGCCCGCGACCTGCACCGGTCGGTGGTGAGCCGGTTGTTCCAGCTCGGGCTGGAGCTGAGCTCCGCGGCCGAGCTGATCATCCGGGCGGAGCAGGCGCGGCGTGTGCGCGGCGTGGTCGTCGCGCTGGACGGCGTGGTGCAGGACCTGCATACCGCGGTGTTCCGCACCGGGGGAGTGCGCCCGGACGGCCGGACCTTCCGCGAGCGGCTGCAGGACCTCATCGACCACGCCGCCGAGTCGCAGGGGTTCGCCACCACCTCCCGGATCGATCCCCGCCTCAACGGCGTGCTCGGCGAACTGGCCGAACAGCACCTGATCGCCGTCCTGTCGGAGGTGCTGATCGGCGAGGTGCGGGACCGGACGGCGCAGGTGACGGTGTCGGTGGGCGTCCGGCCGGACCGCGTGGTCGGCGAGGTGACGGTCCGTGGGCTCGACCTGCCCGCCGGCATCGCCGAACTGGGCCTGACCGCGCTGGCCCGGCGCGCGGAGCAGCTCGGCGGGTCGCTGACGCTCGACACCGGTGACGGGGAACGGCATTTCACCTGGCAGATGCCGCTCGCGGGGGATCATGGCTGA
- a CDS encoding PadR family transcriptional regulator has translation MDQERRAQWLRGVLDPCVLALVERRESYGYELAQALDAAGLGPIQGGTLYPVLLRLQRTGLLTASWREGSAGPARKYYRITAAGAEKLRLTRADWREFTAGVAAVLGEGATR, from the coding sequence GTGGATCAGGAGCGGCGGGCCCAGTGGTTGCGCGGCGTGCTGGACCCGTGCGTGCTGGCGCTGGTCGAGCGGCGCGAGTCCTATGGGTACGAGCTGGCGCAGGCGCTGGACGCGGCCGGGCTCGGCCCGATCCAGGGCGGCACCCTGTATCCGGTGCTGCTGCGGTTGCAGCGGACCGGGCTGCTCACCGCGAGCTGGCGGGAGGGTTCGGCCGGACCGGCGCGCAAGTACTACCGGATCACCGCCGCCGGCGCCGAGAAGCTGCGCCTGACCAGGGCGGACTGGCGCGAGTTCACCGCCGGCGTCGCCGCGGTGCTGGGGGAAGGAGCGACGCGATGA
- a CDS encoding ATP-binding cassette domain-containing protein: MNVDSWLTALAGELHRHGVSPEVGRNVVAEAATHLRDSGEHPLRVFGPPAAYAAAVVDSVGRVPRRGGRVLLEAVGITKKYGKRVVLSDVDLTVRSGQIAAVVGANGCGKSTFLRICAGMTGADGGEVRVHGSLGYCPQAGGTADFLTPDEHFVLIGAGRGLTREEARSSGRSRAAVLDWPAEPAQARHLSGGTRQKLNLVLAGLGDPDVLLLDEPYQGFDRGTYLDFWEQAWRWRDAGKAVVVVTHLLNQADRVDLVLDLTGRDR, from the coding sequence ATGAACGTCGACAGCTGGCTGACGGCGCTGGCCGGGGAGCTGCACCGGCACGGTGTCAGCCCGGAGGTGGGCCGCAACGTGGTCGCCGAGGCGGCCACGCACCTGCGCGACAGCGGCGAGCACCCGCTGCGGGTGTTCGGCCCGCCCGCGGCCTACGCGGCGGCGGTCGTGGACAGCGTCGGCCGCGTGCCGCGCCGGGGCGGGCGGGTGCTGCTGGAAGCCGTGGGGATCACGAAGAAGTACGGCAAGCGGGTCGTCTTGTCCGATGTGGACCTGACGGTGCGGTCCGGGCAGATCGCGGCGGTGGTGGGCGCCAACGGCTGCGGCAAGAGCACGTTCCTGCGGATCTGCGCGGGCATGACCGGCGCGGACGGCGGCGAGGTGCGGGTGCACGGGTCGCTGGGCTACTGCCCGCAGGCCGGTGGCACGGCGGACTTCCTGACGCCGGACGAGCACTTCGTGCTGATCGGCGCGGGCCGCGGCCTGACGCGGGAGGAGGCACGCTCGTCCGGCCGGTCGCGGGCGGCGGTGCTGGACTGGCCCGCCGAGCCGGCGCAGGCGCGGCACCTGTCCGGCGGGACGCGGCAGAAGCTGAACCTGGTCCTGGCCGGGCTGGGCGATCCGGACGTGCTGCTGCTGGACGAGCCGTACCAGGGGTTCGACCGCGGGACCTACCTCGACTTCTGGGAGCAGGCGTGGCGGTGGCGCGACGCCGGGAAGGCCGTCGTCGTGGTCACGCACCTGCTCAACCAGGCCGACCGCGTCGACCTGGTGCTCGACCTGACCGGGAGGGACCGATGA
- a CDS encoding response regulator transcription factor: MTATLDQPLRVLTGEELAVLALLADGLPIDAVARRLNLSKRTVQRRIRRICDRLDVHAPIQAVVWAARHKLI, encoded by the coding sequence GTGACCGCGACGCTCGACCAACCCCTCAGAGTCCTGACCGGCGAGGAGCTGGCCGTCCTCGCCCTGCTCGCCGACGGCCTGCCGATCGACGCGGTCGCGCGGCGGCTCAACCTGTCCAAACGCACGGTGCAGCGCCGGATCCGGCGGATCTGCGACCGGCTGGACGTGCACGCCCCGATCCAGGCCGTGGTCTGGGCCGCGCGGCACAAGCTCATCTGA